One Cystobacter fuscus DSM 2262 genomic window carries:
- the rimP gene encoding ribosome maturation factor RimP produces MAENIKQTVEARAQSVLEPIVAGEGLELLEVEFVREHEGWVLRLFIDKPGGRVGLDECSQVSRAVDTVLDVEDMVPHEYNLEVSSPGVNRPLKKPQHYERVKGQRVKVKTFGPIGEPPRKNFTGTLTEVAADAISVDVEGAGSFRIPFKDIAKANLEFEF; encoded by the coding sequence ATGGCGGAGAACATCAAGCAGACGGTGGAGGCGAGGGCACAATCGGTGCTCGAGCCCATCGTTGCGGGCGAGGGGCTGGAGCTCCTCGAGGTGGAGTTCGTCCGCGAGCACGAGGGCTGGGTCCTGCGCCTGTTCATCGACAAGCCCGGTGGGCGGGTGGGCCTGGATGAGTGTTCGCAGGTGTCGCGGGCGGTGGACACGGTGTTGGACGTGGAGGACATGGTTCCCCACGAGTACAACCTCGAGGTGTCCAGCCCGGGCGTGAACCGTCCCCTGAAGAAGCCCCAGCATTACGAGCGGGTGAAGGGCCAGCGGGTGAAGGTGAAGACCTTCGGGCCCATCGGGGAGCCGCCACGCAAGAACTTCACCGGCACGCTCACCGAGGTGGCGGCCGACGCCATCAGCGTGGACGTGGAAGGAGCGGGCAGCTTCCGCATCCCCTTCAAGGACATTGCCAAGGCCAATCTGGAGTTCGAGTTCTAG
- a CDS encoding carbon-nitrogen hydrolase family protein, with amino-acid sequence MHLIAAAQMVSTSDKTHNLDSALRLVRRAADLGARLVGLPENFSWMGPEAERAAAAETLEGPTLSRMAEVARERKVTLLAGSILEQGAPGGRLYNTTVVFGPDGARLAVYRKIHLFDVDVGDGTPYRESAAVAPGTEVVVADTEVGRLGLSICYDLRFPELYRRLAAGGATLLAVPAAFTLMTGKDHWEVLLRARAIENQCYLFAPAQGGRHSPQRVTWGHAMVVDPWGLVTARASEGEGLAVAAMDTELLARVRRNLPCLQHRRLE; translated from the coding sequence ATGCACCTCATCGCCGCCGCCCAGATGGTGTCCACCTCGGACAAGACCCACAACCTCGACTCGGCCCTCCGGCTCGTCCGGCGGGCAGCCGACCTGGGAGCCCGCCTCGTGGGGCTGCCGGAGAACTTCAGCTGGATGGGCCCGGAGGCCGAGCGCGCCGCCGCCGCCGAGACGCTCGAGGGCCCCACGCTCTCGCGGATGGCGGAGGTGGCGCGCGAGCGCAAGGTGACACTCCTGGCGGGCTCCATCCTCGAGCAGGGGGCGCCGGGGGGTCGACTCTACAACACCACGGTCGTCTTCGGGCCGGATGGCGCGCGCCTGGCGGTGTACCGGAAGATCCACCTGTTCGACGTGGACGTGGGAGATGGCACGCCCTACCGCGAGTCCGCGGCGGTGGCCCCCGGCACCGAGGTGGTGGTGGCGGACACGGAGGTGGGACGGCTGGGACTGTCCATCTGCTACGACCTGCGCTTTCCCGAGCTCTACCGGCGCCTGGCCGCGGGAGGGGCCACGCTGCTGGCCGTGCCGGCGGCCTTCACGCTGATGACGGGCAAGGACCACTGGGAGGTGTTGCTGCGCGCGCGCGCCATCGAGAACCAGTGCTACCTCTTCGCCCCGGCCCAGGGCGGGCGGCACTCGCCCCAGCGCGTCACCTGGGGCCACGCCATGGTGGTGGACCCCTGGGGCCTGGTGACGGCCCGGGCCTCCGAGGGCGAGGGGCTCGCCGTGGCGGCGATGGATACCGAACTGCTCGCGCGCGTCCGGCGAAATCTGCCTTGCCTGCAACACCGTCGACTGGAATGA
- a CDS encoding FecR domain-containing protein, protein MMFVLALSALGVACPADEKPVAPVHVPAVPPPVRRAQLKGLHGDVKVKRAAGDEWLPAQEGMALFENDKVRTVAGAGVQVVFEQGSVVNLGEDALIGIAETRPRPGQERTDLTVLRGRVDAELEDSSRQSLSVTTPAATVRAGRDIVFQ, encoded by the coding sequence ATGATGTTCGTCCTCGCCCTCTCGGCCCTCGGCGTGGCCTGCCCCGCCGATGAGAAGCCCGTCGCGCCAGTGCATGTGCCGGCCGTACCGCCCCCGGTGCGCCGCGCCCAACTCAAGGGGCTGCACGGGGACGTGAAGGTCAAACGCGCGGCCGGAGACGAATGGCTCCCCGCCCAGGAAGGCATGGCGCTCTTCGAGAATGACAAGGTGCGCACCGTGGCGGGAGCTGGAGTGCAGGTCGTCTTCGAGCAGGGCAGCGTGGTGAACCTGGGCGAGGACGCGTTGATCGGCATCGCGGAGACGCGGCCCCGCCCCGGTCAGGAGCGCACGGACCTGACGGTCTTGCGCGGACGGGTCGACGCCGAGCTGGAGGACTCCTCGCGCCAGTCACTCTCCGTCACCACCCCCGCGGCCACGGTCCGGGCCGGAAGGGACATCGTGTTCCAATGA
- a CDS encoding LysM peptidoglycan-binding domain-containing protein yields MRLYLLMALLSLAPGEVEVRAGESLDQVAERTLGHRDGASELKALNKLQGDTLVPGTKLKLPGADREKAQMALESARNSVAQADPKSPQHDEALAKLKEAESHFHSARYVEAAQTADDAWKRLAERPAQPTRLSVVVNERGDTVVKAVSGRVSVEGGGTTRVIEDGASVQVEKGQAPRLALGVPRPTQPQDNQRLSVKPVKNGLEPVVISWQAVQGAESYEVELVPAQGERRVMPASQPRLQVPLAAGTYRWSVRALTRDSRSEASTERGFEVAEVPAKRLRVKVQSSKWK; encoded by the coding sequence ATGAGGCTCTACCTTCTGATGGCGTTGCTGTCCCTCGCGCCCGGCGAGGTCGAGGTTCGCGCCGGCGAGTCGCTGGACCAGGTGGCCGAGCGGACCCTGGGCCACCGCGACGGAGCCAGTGAGCTCAAGGCGCTCAACAAGTTGCAGGGCGACACGCTCGTGCCCGGCACGAAGCTGAAGCTGCCGGGGGCCGATCGGGAGAAGGCGCAGATGGCGCTGGAATCGGCGCGCAACTCGGTGGCGCAGGCCGATCCCAAGTCGCCCCAGCACGACGAGGCCCTGGCCAAGCTCAAGGAGGCCGAGTCCCACTTCCACAGCGCGCGCTACGTGGAGGCCGCCCAGACGGCCGACGACGCCTGGAAGCGGCTCGCCGAGCGCCCCGCCCAGCCCACCCGGCTGAGCGTGGTGGTGAACGAGCGGGGCGACACCGTGGTGAAGGCCGTGTCCGGCCGGGTGTCCGTGGAGGGCGGCGGCACCACCCGGGTCATCGAGGACGGGGCCAGTGTCCAGGTGGAGAAGGGCCAGGCGCCGCGGCTGGCGCTGGGCGTGCCCCGCCCCACCCAGCCCCAGGACAATCAGCGGCTGAGCGTCAAGCCCGTCAAGAACGGCCTGGAGCCCGTCGTCATCTCCTGGCAGGCGGTGCAGGGCGCCGAGAGCTACGAGGTGGAGCTGGTGCCCGCGCAGGGCGAGCGCCGGGTGATGCCCGCCTCGCAGCCCCGGCTCCAGGTGCCGCTCGCCGCGGGCACCTACCGCTGGAGCGTGCGCGCGCTCACGCGCGACTCGCGCTCCGAGGCCTCGACCGAGCGGGGCTTCGAGGTGGCGGAGGTCCCCGCCAAGCGCCTGCGCGTCAAGGTGCAGTCCTCGAAGTGGAAGTAG
- a CDS encoding HD domain-containing phosphohydrolase, which produces MRLFKTLLLLMLVASLVPTVMVGLLSVSDTRELLVRDAQEMAQERVKQLKLKAETFLAEPTRAVMGMARVPRFFSLPLEQQQTYLRSVLNQRREIQAITVLGLDGRRLPGLQAFAVNDVPPTSLAEHEARAMELLEGLNGLRYADVVGRSDGEAVVTFAISVGEPIQGYIAADVSLGELQTMLAQERVGSTGFVYLTDARGLVIAGGGGLVAHQDASKRPVVAYLLQDVSRTQDTDILHVGNFGEGSDAVVAAYGTLADPNWAIISEQPVALAYKQVETMERRLLLTVLAATLVALGLAAFFSRGVTRPLKGFTEGALRLAQGKFGLEVNVPQKNELGDLARTFNYMSKQLLAYDHENRGLYESLEQGYLETIVALANSIDSKDSYTRGHSQRVGDVAVEIGREMGLSERELKQLQFGGILHDIGKIGIVESILCKQSRLTDDEMAIMRGHPDIGDTIIKPISFLGPMRACVRSHHERWDGTGYPDGLKGEDIPLLARIVGCADTFDACTSTRPYQKAMPLEKAMEILDNLSGRQLDPSVVEALRRVLKKRGVRVEGHRLPVKLAS; this is translated from the coding sequence ATGCGGCTCTTCAAGACGCTCCTGCTGTTGATGCTGGTGGCCAGCCTGGTGCCCACGGTGATGGTGGGCCTGCTGTCCGTGTCCGACACGCGCGAGCTGCTGGTGCGCGACGCCCAGGAGATGGCCCAGGAGCGCGTCAAGCAGCTCAAGCTCAAGGCGGAGACCTTCCTGGCCGAGCCCACGCGCGCGGTGATGGGCATGGCGCGCGTGCCCCGGTTCTTCTCCCTCCCCCTGGAGCAGCAGCAGACCTACCTGCGCTCGGTGCTCAACCAGCGCCGGGAGATCCAGGCCATCACCGTGCTGGGACTGGATGGCCGGCGGCTGCCGGGCCTGCAGGCCTTCGCCGTCAATGACGTGCCCCCCACGTCGCTCGCCGAGCACGAGGCCCGCGCCATGGAGCTGCTCGAGGGGCTCAACGGCCTGCGCTACGCGGACGTGGTGGGGCGCAGCGATGGCGAGGCGGTGGTGACGTTCGCCATCTCCGTGGGCGAGCCCATCCAGGGCTACATCGCCGCGGACGTATCGCTCGGGGAGCTGCAGACCATGCTCGCCCAGGAGCGCGTGGGCAGCACCGGCTTCGTCTACCTCACCGATGCCCGGGGCCTGGTCATCGCCGGCGGTGGCGGGCTCGTGGCCCACCAGGATGCCTCCAAGCGGCCCGTGGTGGCCTACCTCCTCCAGGACGTGTCGCGCACGCAGGACACGGACATCCTCCACGTGGGCAACTTCGGCGAGGGCTCGGACGCCGTGGTGGCCGCCTACGGCACGCTGGCCGATCCCAACTGGGCCATCATCTCCGAGCAGCCGGTGGCGCTCGCCTACAAGCAGGTGGAGACGATGGAGCGGCGGCTGCTGCTCACCGTGCTCGCCGCCACGCTGGTGGCCCTGGGGCTCGCCGCCTTCTTCTCGCGCGGCGTCACCCGCCCCCTCAAGGGCTTCACCGAGGGCGCGCTGCGGCTGGCCCAGGGCAAGTTCGGCCTCGAGGTCAACGTGCCCCAGAAGAACGAGCTGGGCGACCTGGCCCGGACGTTCAACTACATGAGCAAGCAGCTGCTCGCGTACGACCACGAGAACCGCGGCCTCTACGAGAGCCTCGAGCAGGGCTACCTGGAGACGATCGTCGCGCTGGCCAACTCCATCGACTCCAAGGACTCGTACACCCGCGGCCACAGCCAGCGCGTGGGCGACGTGGCGGTGGAGATCGGCCGGGAGATGGGCCTGTCCGAGCGCGAGCTCAAGCAGTTGCAGTTCGGCGGCATCCTCCACGACATCGGGAAGATTGGCATCGTGGAGTCCATCCTCTGCAAGCAGTCGCGGCTCACCGACGACGAAATGGCCATCATGCGCGGCCACCCGGACATCGGCGACACCATCATCAAGCCCATCAGCTTCCTGGGCCCCATGCGCGCGTGCGTGCGCAGCCACCACGAGCGCTGGGACGGCACCGGCTACCCGGACGGGCTCAAGGGCGAGGACATCCCCCTGCTCGCGCGCATCGTCGGGTGCGCGGACACCTTCGACGCCTGCACCTCCACCCGCCCCTACCAGAAGGCCATGCCGCTGGAGAAGGCCATGGAGATCCTCGACAACCTGAGCGGCCGGCAGTTGGATCCCTCCGTGGTGGAGGCGCTGCGCCGGGTGCTCAAGAAGCGCGGCGTGCGCGTGGAAGGACACCGCCTGCCCGTGAAGCTGGCGTCGTGA
- a CDS encoding DUF971 domain-containing protein has translation MSFWDRIKPAERPLSATEAEASADGLHLRLLWEDGLKTDTSAQHLRQQCPCAGCVDEWTNKRTLDASQVPASLRITQVQPVGNYALSFVFSDGHSTGIYPWKLLRELTQPRG, from the coding sequence TTGAGCTTCTGGGATCGCATCAAGCCCGCCGAGCGCCCCCTGTCCGCCACCGAGGCGGAGGCGTCCGCGGACGGCCTCCACCTGCGCCTGCTCTGGGAAGACGGGCTGAAGACGGACACGAGCGCGCAGCACCTGCGCCAGCAATGTCCGTGCGCCGGGTGCGTGGACGAGTGGACCAACAAGCGCACGTTGGACGCGTCCCAGGTGCCCGCCTCGCTGCGCATCACCCAGGTGCAGCCCGTGGGCAACTACGCGCTCAGCTTCGTCTTCAGTGACGGGCACTCCACCGGCATCTACCCCTGGAAGCTGCTGCGCGAGCTCACCCAGCCCCGAGGCTGA